One window of Bactrocera tryoni isolate S06 chromosome 2, CSIRO_BtryS06_freeze2, whole genome shotgun sequence genomic DNA carries:
- the LOC120767797 gene encoding uncharacterized protein LOC120767797 gives MSNNQSDDDIASTSAAAVMCPDATTIQQWNIVKMVKYLGSHELCVAFAEVYGLLPKSRLCTIHKTKMAFHKRHPVGYFKCFRGNCRTKSLILRAAGTWFEGVKLSFPHVFYLMYCFAHCFTREDIYRENYASVGKKLSSATISDWYSYCREAVVIFQLDQQEFKGKIGGPGKVVQIDESKFGKRKYNKGRRVEGHWVLGMIEDGSEDLRLEVCLDNVRSAEVLIPLIRKNVLEGTTIRTDFWRAYECLPEYGYIHKKVNHSDPGNPFIAEDGTNTQRIESHWRVVKRFFYKDNYNNPANFADVIVEFLWRREIQRKNTDPFISLLGVI, from the exons ATGTCAAATAACCAATCAG atgatGATATTGCATCCACAAGCGCTGCAGCAGTAATGTGTCCTGATGCTACCACAATACAGCAGTGGAATATAGTGAAAATGGTCAAATACTTGGGCTCACATGAATTGTGTGTAGCATTTGCCGAGGTATACGGTCTGTTGCCAAAAAGCCGGCTTTGTACCATTCACAAAACCAAAATGGCATTCCACAAACGCCACCCAGTAGGATACTTTAAATGCTTTAGGGGCAATTGTAGGACGAAGTCCCTTATTTTAAGGGCAGCGGGCACGTGGTTTGAAGGCGTCAAATTAAGCTTTCCCCACGTGTTTTACCTAATGTATTGCTTCGCCCACTGCTTTACGCGGGAAGATATTTATAGGGAGAATTATGCGAGCGTGGGAAAGAAATTGTCATCTGCCACTATCTCCGACTGGTATAGCTACTGCAGGGAAGCGGTAGTTATATTTCAGTTAGACCAACAAGAATTCAAAGGGAAGATTGGTGGTCCAGGTAAGGTAGTGCAGATTGACGAAAGTAAATTCGGGAAACGGAAATATAACaaag gAAGACGCGTAGAAGGGCATTGGGTGCTGGGTATGATAGAGGATGGCAGTGAGGACCTCAGACTGGAGGTATGCCTCGACAATGTACGTTCCGCTGAGGTCCTCATCCCTCTTATTCGTAAAAATGTACTAGAAGGAACAACCATAAGGACAGATTTTTGGCGCGCATATGAATGCCTCCCTGAATATGGTTAcatccataaaaaggttaaccATAGCGACCCTGGGAATCCATTCATCGCCGAGGATGGCACAAACACCCAAAGAATCGAGTCCCATTGGCGTGTAGTGaagagatttttttataaagacaACTATAATAATCCGGCAAACTTTGCTGATGTTATAGTAGAGTTTTTATGGAGGCGGGAAAtccaaagaaaaaatacagacccatttatttctttactgggtgttatt